A single genomic interval of Antarcticibacterium arcticum harbors:
- the mtgA gene encoding monofunctional biosynthetic peptidoglycan transglycosylase produces MIKRVFIFIFKLLASLILFSVLMVIVYGWVPVPYTPLMAIRYLENPDEGIRHKWVPMGEITNNLKIAVIASEDQNFPNHRGFDVKAIEKAMDENKAGKRTRGASSISQQTAKNVFLWPHRSWVRKGFEVYFTFLIETFWSKERILEVYLNSIEMGKGIFGAEAASRAWFNKSAKNLTPYEAAAIAAILPNPRVYKANPASNYIQGRKSWIVRQMQNMGPIQLKKR; encoded by the coding sequence ATGATAAAAAGAGTATTTATTTTCATTTTTAAACTTCTTGCCAGTCTAATACTCTTTAGTGTTTTAATGGTAATAGTGTATGGCTGGGTGCCGGTACCCTACACTCCCTTAATGGCCATAAGATACCTTGAAAATCCCGATGAGGGAATTCGCCATAAATGGGTGCCAATGGGTGAGATCACCAATAATTTAAAGATCGCGGTTATTGCGAGTGAAGATCAAAATTTCCCCAATCACAGGGGTTTTGATGTAAAGGCTATTGAGAAGGCTATGGATGAAAACAAAGCCGGAAAGCGCACCCGGGGTGCAAGCAGCATCTCCCAGCAAACCGCCAAAAATGTATTCCTTTGGCCTCACCGAAGTTGGGTAAGAAAGGGATTTGAAGTGTATTTCACTTTTCTTATTGAAACCTTCTGGAGTAAGGAACGAATTCTGGAAGTGTATTTGAACAGCATTGAAATGGGGAAAGGGATCTTTGGGGCTGAAGCCGCATCACGGGCCTGGTTTAATAAATCGGCAAAGAACCTCACCCCATATGAAGCCGCAGCTATCGCGGCAATATTACCTAACCCAAGGGTTTACAAGGCTAATCCCGCAAGCAATTATATTCAGGGAAGAAAATCCTGGATTGTAAGGCAAATGCAGAACATGGGCCCTATACAGTTAAAGAAGCGTTGA
- a CDS encoding NAD(P)/FAD-dependent oxidoreductase codes for MNLSYWEYQSWLSNIDYTIVGSGIVGLNAALQLKEKYPAARILILERGFLPNGASTKNAGFACFGSLSEILDDLESHSEEMVVNLVRKRIKGLELLRKTIGDKTMDYHIWGGYEFFPESDEKTQAHCISRMHIVNKLLHRVFNEKVFIPCGNRFNFKNIREPLIFNKFEGQINTGKMMEALLHKVQKAGIKILNNIMVEEITDGGNSVEVKTNQFEFNTKKLLIASNGFASKFGIPNVKPARAQVLVTKPIKNLQIKGTFHLDKGYYYFRNIDGRILFGGGRNLDLKGEETTEMTQTALIQDKLEELLKTTILPDTLFEIDQRWSGIMGVGETKEPIIKHLSPNVVCGVRLGGMGVAIGSLTGREMADLATN; via the coding sequence ATGAACCTTTCCTACTGGGAGTATCAATCCTGGCTTTCAAATATTGACTATACAATTGTTGGCAGCGGAATAGTGGGTCTCAATGCTGCATTGCAATTAAAGGAAAAATATCCTGCCGCGAGGATATTAATTCTTGAAAGAGGTTTTCTGCCCAATGGTGCAAGCACTAAAAATGCGGGATTTGCCTGCTTTGGAAGTCTTTCTGAAATTCTTGATGATCTTGAATCTCATTCAGAAGAAATGGTGGTGAATCTTGTAAGAAAAAGGATCAAAGGTCTGGAACTCCTTAGAAAAACCATTGGTGACAAAACCATGGATTATCACATTTGGGGCGGATATGAATTCTTTCCTGAAAGTGATGAAAAAACCCAGGCACATTGTATTTCAAGAATGCACATTGTAAATAAGCTGTTGCATCGGGTTTTTAATGAAAAGGTGTTTATACCCTGTGGGAACAGGTTCAATTTTAAAAATATCAGGGAACCCCTAATCTTCAATAAATTTGAGGGGCAGATAAATACGGGGAAAATGATGGAAGCCCTGCTCCATAAGGTTCAAAAAGCGGGGATAAAGATCCTGAATAATATAATGGTAGAGGAAATTACAGATGGAGGTAATTCCGTAGAAGTGAAAACAAACCAGTTTGAGTTTAACACCAAAAAACTATTAATAGCAAGCAATGGCTTTGCTTCAAAGTTTGGTATTCCTAATGTGAAACCGGCCAGGGCACAGGTACTGGTGACCAAACCTATTAAGAACCTCCAAATTAAAGGCACTTTTCACCTGGATAAAGGTTATTATTATTTCCGGAACATAGATGGCCGTATTCTTTTTGGGGGCGGAAGGAACCTGGACCTGAAAGGTGAGGAAACTACAGAGATGACCCAAACTGCCCTTATACAGGATAAGCTGGAAGAACTTTTGAAAACCACTATTTTACCCGATACCCTTTTTGAGATCGACCAACGCTGGAGTGGAATAATGGGAGTTGGAGAAACCAAGGAACCTATTATAAAACATTTGTCGCCAAATGTTGTGTGCGGGGTAAGGCTTGGTGGGATGGGTGTGGCCATAGGGAGTTTAACAGGCCGTGAAATGGCAGATCTGGCAACAAACTAG
- the accC gene encoding acetyl-CoA carboxylase biotin carboxylase subunit: protein MFKKILIANRGEIALRVIRTCREMGIKTVAVYSTADAESLHVRFADEAVCIGPPPSNLSYLKISNIIAAAEITNADAIHPGYGFLAENSKFSKICQEHNIKFIGASPDMIDKMGDKASARATMMAAGVPCIPGSEGILKDYEECLHTAKGMGFPVMLKATAGGGGKGMRAVHSEKDLRAAWDSARQEAAAAFGNDGMYMEKLILEPRHIEIQVVGDSTGKACHLSERDCSVQRRHQKLTEETPSPFMTDKLRKQMGDAAVKAAEFIKYEGAGTVEFLVDKHRNFYFMEMNTRIQVEHPITEQVIDYDLIREQILVAAGVPISGKNYFPQLHSIECRINAEDPYNGFRPSPGKITNLHAPGGHGVRIDTHVYSGYSIPPNYDSMIAKLITTAQTREEAISKMKRALDEFVIEGVKTTIPFHRQLMDHPDYVEGNYTTKFMEDFKMDPIKTE, encoded by the coding sequence ATGTTTAAAAAAATATTAATTGCAAACAGAGGGGAAATTGCCTTACGGGTAATAAGGACCTGCAGGGAGATGGGCATAAAAACCGTAGCAGTATATTCTACAGCAGATGCTGAGAGTTTACACGTAAGGTTTGCTGATGAAGCGGTGTGTATAGGACCTCCCCCAAGTAATTTATCCTATTTAAAGATCTCAAATATTATTGCAGCTGCTGAAATAACCAATGCAGATGCCATTCACCCCGGGTACGGTTTTCTTGCTGAAAATTCCAAGTTTTCAAAAATCTGCCAGGAACACAACATTAAGTTCATAGGGGCCAGTCCCGATATGATCGATAAAATGGGTGACAAAGCCTCTGCAAGGGCCACAATGATGGCTGCAGGAGTGCCATGTATCCCTGGATCTGAAGGGATCCTCAAAGATTATGAAGAATGCCTTCATACCGCAAAAGGTATGGGCTTTCCGGTAATGCTTAAAGCTACTGCCGGTGGTGGTGGTAAAGGAATGCGTGCGGTACATAGTGAAAAAGACCTACGTGCTGCGTGGGATTCTGCCAGACAGGAAGCTGCGGCGGCATTTGGAAATGACGGGATGTACATGGAAAAACTTATCCTGGAACCCCGCCATATTGAAATTCAGGTTGTAGGTGACAGTACAGGAAAAGCCTGTCATTTATCTGAAAGAGATTGCTCTGTACAGCGTCGTCACCAAAAATTAACTGAAGAAACCCCTTCGCCTTTCATGACAGATAAGTTAAGAAAGCAAATGGGAGATGCGGCTGTAAAAGCTGCAGAATTTATAAAATACGAAGGCGCAGGGACGGTAGAATTTCTTGTAGATAAGCACCGTAACTTTTACTTCATGGAAATGAATACCCGTATCCAGGTAGAACACCCTATCACCGAGCAGGTAATAGATTACGATCTTATCCGGGAACAAATACTTGTTGCGGCCGGGGTGCCTATTTCAGGAAAAAATTATTTCCCCCAGTTGCATTCTATTGAATGTAGAATAAATGCAGAAGATCCTTATAACGGATTCAGGCCTTCTCCAGGGAAGATTACAAACCTGCATGCACCGGGAGGCCATGGGGTACGTATTGATACGCACGTATACAGCGGTTACTCTATTCCGCCCAATTATGATTCTATGATAGCGAAGCTTATTACCACCGCCCAAACAAGGGAAGAGGCTATAAGCAAGATGAAACGTGCATTGGATGAGTTCGTAATAGAAGGAGTTAAAACTACCATTCCATTCCACAGGCAATTGATGGACCACCCGGATTATGTGGAGGGTAATTATACCACCAAGTTTATGGAAGACTTTAAAATGGATCCAATTAAAACGGAGTAA
- the accB gene encoding acetyl-CoA carboxylase biotin carboxyl carrier protein, with translation MDLKEIQNLIKFVAKSGASEVKLEMDDIKITIKTGSEDNRETTYIQQYPMGGQMQQQMPQQQQHQPSQSQGSQETPVSKEAAEQASNDSKYITIKSPIIGTFYRKPSPDKATFVEVGDSIKEGDVLCIIEAMKLFNEIESEVSGKVVKVLVDDSSPVEFDQPLFLVDPS, from the coding sequence ATGGATTTAAAAGAAATTCAGAATTTAATCAAGTTTGTAGCAAAGTCAGGAGCCAGTGAAGTTAAACTGGAAATGGATGACATTAAGATCACCATTAAAACAGGATCTGAAGATAACAGGGAAACCACATACATTCAGCAATATCCTATGGGAGGACAAATGCAACAGCAAATGCCCCAACAGCAGCAACATCAACCATCCCAATCTCAGGGATCTCAGGAAACCCCTGTTTCTAAAGAAGCTGCAGAACAGGCTTCAAATGATTCTAAATACATCACTATTAAATCCCCTATTATTGGGACTTTCTATAGAAAACCATCTCCCGATAAAGCAACATTTGTAGAGGTTGGAGACAGCATCAAAGAAGGAGATGTTCTTTGTATTATTGAAGCTATGAAGCTTTTCAACGAGATTGAAAGCGAAGTTTCAGGAAAAGTGGTTAAAGTTCTGGTAGATGATTCGTCTCCTGTAGAGTTTGACCAACCCTTATTCTTAGTAGATCCGTCTTAA
- a CDS encoding beta-ketoacyl-ACP synthase III — protein MIKNSAAITAVGAYVPEDRLTNQMLEKMVDTNDEWITSRTGIKERRILNDPEKGTSFMAIKAAENLLQKSGVDPTEIDLVILATVTPDLPVAATAVYVATQIGATNAFAYDLQAACSGFLYGMSTAAAYIEAGRYKKVLVIGADKMSSIIDYTDRTTCIIFGDGAGAVLFEPNAEGLGLQDELLRSDGVGRHSLKIAAGGSLMPPTEVTVAQKLHFVQQDGKTVFKFAVSNMADVSEAIMKRNNLTNEDVNWLVAHQANQRIVSATANRMNLEDEKVLMNIERYGNTTSATLPLLLSDFEHKFKKGDNIVFATFGGGFTWGSIYLKWAYNS, from the coding sequence ATGATTAAAAACTCGGCAGCCATTACCGCTGTAGGTGCTTACGTTCCTGAAGATAGATTGACCAACCAGATGCTGGAAAAAATGGTCGATACCAATGATGAATGGATAACTTCAAGAACAGGAATCAAGGAGCGCCGTATATTAAATGATCCTGAAAAAGGAACTTCCTTTATGGCCATTAAGGCCGCAGAAAATCTCCTGCAGAAATCTGGAGTAGATCCCACCGAAATAGACCTTGTAATTTTAGCAACTGTCACGCCAGATCTTCCTGTGGCCGCTACTGCTGTATACGTTGCTACCCAGATTGGGGCAACAAATGCATTTGCTTATGACCTGCAGGCAGCCTGTTCCGGATTTTTATATGGAATGTCTACTGCCGCCGCTTATATTGAAGCCGGAAGATATAAAAAAGTCCTTGTGATAGGAGCAGATAAAATGTCTTCAATCATTGATTATACAGATCGTACAACCTGTATTATCTTTGGTGATGGAGCCGGAGCGGTTTTATTTGAACCCAATGCTGAAGGCCTTGGCCTTCAGGATGAATTATTGAGAAGTGACGGGGTAGGGAGACATTCCCTTAAAATAGCAGCCGGGGGGTCATTAATGCCACCTACTGAAGTTACCGTTGCCCAAAAACTGCATTTTGTACAACAGGATGGTAAAACTGTTTTCAAATTTGCAGTATCCAATATGGCCGATGTTAGTGAGGCGATCATGAAAAGGAATAACCTTACCAATGAAGATGTAAACTGGCTGGTAGCCCATCAGGCAAACCAGAGGATTGTAAGTGCGACTGCCAACAGGATGAATCTTGAGGATGAAAAAGTCCTTATGAATATAGAGAGGTATGGCAACACCACTTCAGCAACCTTACCTTTGCTTTTAAGCGATTTTGAACATAAATTTAAAAAAGGAGATAACATTGTATTTGCCACTTTTGGAGGAGGATTCACATGGGGATCCATCTACCTTAAATGGGCATATAATTCTTAA
- the rpmF gene encoding 50S ribosomal protein L32, with translation MAHPKRKTSKTRRDKRRTHYKASVPQIATDPTTGEAHLYHRAHWHEGKLYYRGQVLIDNTEEVEA, from the coding sequence ATGGCACATCCTAAGAGAAAAACCTCGAAAACCAGAAGAGATAAAAGAAGAACTCACTATAAAGCTTCTGTTCCTCAAATTGCCACAGATCCTACTACAGGTGAGGCACACTTGTATCACAGGGCTCACTGGCATGAAGGTAAATTATACTACCGTGGTCAGGTTTTAATTGACAATACTGAAGAAGTAGAAGCATAG
- a CDS encoding YceD family protein, producing the protein MRKLAAFTIPFVGLKPGKHEFDYQIDKEFFEHFEYDEFHNANVKVDLLFDKKPTMLELTFKASGVVNVDCDLTSEPYDQPVEGEMILVVKFGDEFNNDNEELLILPHGEYQLNVAQFIYELIVLSVPLKRVHPGVLDGTLESEVLEKLEELSPKAAEDIEDNEKGEEIDPRWNKLKNLFND; encoded by the coding sequence ATGAGGAAACTAGCAGCGTTTACAATTCCTTTTGTGGGATTGAAACCAGGAAAGCACGAGTTTGACTACCAAATAGATAAGGAGTTCTTTGAGCATTTTGAATATGATGAATTTCATAATGCAAATGTAAAAGTTGATTTACTTTTTGATAAGAAACCTACTATGCTGGAGCTTACATTTAAAGCCTCCGGAGTGGTAAATGTAGATTGTGATCTTACAAGTGAACCATATGATCAACCTGTAGAGGGAGAAATGATCCTGGTGGTAAAATTTGGAGATGAATTTAATAATGACAACGAGGAATTATTGATCCTGCCACACGGGGAGTATCAATTAAATGTAGCTCAGTTTATTTATGAGTTAATCGTATTGTCTGTTCCTTTGAAGAGGGTTCATCCCGGGGTTTTAGATGGTACTTTAGAATCTGAAGTACTTGAAAAACTTGAAGAATTAAGCCCCAAAGCGGCTGAAGATATTGAAGATAATGAAAAGGGGGAGGAGATTGATCCCCGGTGGAATAAATTAAAAAACTTATTTAACGATTAA
- the pdxA gene encoding 4-hydroxythreonine-4-phosphate dehydrogenase PdxA: MKSAQKIKLGISIGDLNGIGGEIILKTFDDSRMLDFCTPVIFASVKTLSFLKKHFNLELNIHGVENVSQVIEGKINVVNVWKENVSINFGVEDNESGKYAFKSLESATRALKNNDIDVLVTAPINKNTIQSEDFNFPGHTNYLAKELEGDSLMFMITDTLKVGLLTDHVPLKDIAQEITPQLIEKKIAIIQKTLQQDFRISKPRIAVLGINPHSGDNGLIGQEDETVLKPTLQKLKDKGHLVFGPYAADSFFGTKNYQNFDAVVAAYHDQGLIPFKTLSFGEGVNYTAGLSKVRTSPDHGTAFEIAGQNTANINSFKEAVFKAIEIYKTRREYQKLTKNPLKKTTKKF, from the coding sequence ATGAAGTCTGCTCAAAAGATAAAACTGGGGATAAGCATTGGAGACCTAAACGGAATTGGCGGAGAAATTATTCTCAAGACTTTTGACGATTCCAGAATGCTGGATTTTTGTACTCCTGTAATTTTTGCTTCGGTTAAAACCCTTAGCTTCCTGAAAAAACATTTCAACCTGGAGTTGAACATTCACGGGGTAGAAAATGTTTCCCAGGTGATAGAAGGCAAGATCAATGTGGTGAATGTATGGAAGGAAAATGTATCTATAAATTTTGGGGTTGAAGATAATGAAAGTGGAAAATATGCCTTTAAGTCCCTGGAGTCTGCAACCCGTGCCTTGAAGAATAATGATATTGATGTTTTGGTGACTGCACCAATAAATAAGAACACCATACAAAGCGAGGATTTTAATTTCCCCGGGCATACAAATTACCTGGCAAAAGAACTGGAGGGTGACAGCCTTATGTTTATGATCACGGACACTTTAAAGGTTGGGTTGCTTACCGACCATGTTCCCCTTAAGGACATCGCACAGGAGATCACCCCGCAATTAATTGAAAAAAAGATTGCCATTATACAAAAAACCCTTCAGCAGGATTTTAGAATCTCCAAACCCAGGATCGCGGTACTGGGAATCAATCCTCATAGCGGGGATAACGGGTTAATAGGACAGGAGGATGAAACGGTATTAAAACCTACACTTCAAAAGCTAAAGGATAAAGGTCATTTGGTTTTTGGACCTTATGCCGCCGACAGCTTTTTTGGCACTAAAAATTATCAAAACTTTGACGCGGTTGTGGCGGCCTATCACGACCAGGGACTCATCCCCTTTAAAACATTGTCATTTGGAGAAGGGGTGAACTATACCGCGGGTTTAAGCAAGGTAAGAACTTCCCCGGACCACGGTACAGCCTTTGAGATAGCCGGGCAAAATACTGCCAATATTAACTCATTTAAAGAGGCCGTATTCAAGGCCATTGAAATTTATAAAACCAGGCGGGAATATCAAAAACTCACGAAAAATCCGCTTAAAAAAACCACCAAAAAGTTCTAA
- a CDS encoding riboflavin synthase produces MFTGIIEEQGEVVEVAGDRDNLQIKIAAKMTSELKIDQSVAHNGVCLTVVEIQGEIYTVTAIKETLDKTTLGSFHKGKRVNLERGMQLGARLDGHIVQGHVDQTGVCTLVKEENGSWLFTFEYDAQLQNITIEKGSITVNGVSLTVVNSKNNEFSVAIIPYTYNNTTFNSLKTGDIVNLEFDVIGKYVKRLTALGK; encoded by the coding sequence ATGTTTACCGGAATTATTGAAGAGCAAGGAGAAGTTGTTGAAGTTGCCGGCGATAGGGACAATCTTCAAATTAAGATTGCCGCCAAAATGACTTCAGAGTTAAAAATTGACCAGAGTGTGGCCCACAACGGGGTGTGTCTTACTGTGGTTGAGATCCAGGGAGAAATCTATACTGTTACGGCCATTAAAGAAACCCTGGATAAAACAACCTTAGGATCATTTCACAAGGGAAAGCGCGTAAACCTTGAACGGGGAATGCAGCTGGGAGCCCGTCTTGACGGTCATATTGTGCAGGGGCATGTAGACCAAACAGGGGTTTGCACCCTGGTAAAAGAAGAAAACGGAAGCTGGTTGTTTACCTTTGAATATGATGCTCAACTCCAAAACATTACTATAGAAAAGGGTTCCATCACAGTAAACGGCGTAAGCCTTACCGTGGTGAATTCAAAGAATAATGAATTCAGTGTGGCTATAATTCCCTATACCTATAATAATACAACTTTTAACAGCCTGAAAACAGGGGACATTGTAAACCTTGAATTTGACGTAATAGGCAAATATGTAAAACGTCTTACGGCTTTGGGAAAGTAA
- a CDS encoding fasciclin domain-containing protein — MKNYLLMILKAGRAFKFVLLAAFSLLLFSCSTEETNTMDEPTVYDLLTNTNSKARSGNVAPGDDPIALIAINGGFDELVAALSFVDAELNAGLVNLFLNGKDQYTVFAPTNAAFYELYDTLGVEGVEELDASLVLNVLLYHVAEGRRGSNSVVPPRQTRSIETLLGTSFMVDKDANIQAIGNTANFEAIDISASNGIIHVIDSVLLPIELN, encoded by the coding sequence GTGAAAAATTACCTTTTAATGATCTTGAAAGCGGGGAGAGCTTTTAAGTTCGTACTGCTTGCCGCCTTTTCATTATTGCTGTTTTCCTGTTCTACAGAGGAAACCAACACTATGGATGAACCTACAGTTTATGATCTATTAACCAACACCAATTCCAAAGCCCGGTCTGGGAATGTTGCACCGGGAGATGACCCCATCGCCCTTATTGCAATAAACGGAGGATTTGATGAATTGGTTGCTGCATTGTCTTTTGTGGATGCTGAATTAAATGCGGGATTGGTCAATCTGTTCCTTAACGGTAAAGATCAGTACACTGTATTTGCTCCTACCAATGCAGCTTTCTATGAACTATATGACACTTTAGGGGTGGAAGGGGTAGAAGAACTTGATGCATCCCTTGTATTGAACGTTTTATTATACCATGTTGCTGAAGGTCGCCGCGGGTCCAACAGTGTGGTTCCTCCAAGACAAACAAGAAGCATAGAAACCCTACTAGGGACCTCTTTTATGGTTGATAAAGATGCTAATATTCAAGCCATAGGAAATACAGCAAATTTCGAAGCCATTGATATTTCTGCCAGCAATGGTATCATACATGTTATAGACAGTGTTTTATTGCCAATTGAACTGAATTAG
- a CDS encoding aminopeptidase P N-terminal domain-containing protein produces the protein MKSLFTAIFALFSISITFSQQGTPTDYLSADFHKNQREALRAKMPEKSVAVFFANAVRNRANDVDYIYHQDPDFYYLTGYKEPNAVLVIFSEAQVTASGNSYNEVLYVQEKNARAEQWNGYRLGTEGAKTKLGFNAAFNGKDFLNSGIDFSAFDKILYKEFADDYRNDPRDSADLFDLVESFKTQTGYYLPVEQNNTAFPNRELNTSSILPKIRANLDAKILKTAMAELREIKSPEELALLTKAIRISAMGQREIMKAMHPNMSETEIQGIHEFVYKKYGSEFEGYPSIVGAGNNGCVLHYIENNKLKVGDELVLMDLGAEYHGYTADVTRTIPANGKFSPEQKAIYDLVYEAQEAGIAAARVGRPFGDTDKAARKVINEGLVKLGIVKTEAEARKYFPHGTSHHIGLDVHDPGKYETFEANMVITVEPGIYIPEGSDCDPKWHGIAVRIEDDILITPTGPVNLSAEAPRKSAEIEALMQEKSVLTDFSLPGLD, from the coding sequence ATGAAAAGCCTGTTCACAGCAATTTTTGCACTATTCTCTATTTCCATAACCTTCTCTCAACAGGGGACTCCAACCGATTATTTATCGGCCGATTTCCACAAGAACCAGCGGGAAGCATTACGGGCAAAAATGCCGGAGAAATCTGTTGCCGTGTTTTTTGCCAATGCCGTTAGAAACCGCGCAAATGATGTAGATTACATTTACCATCAGGATCCTGATTTTTATTATTTGACCGGTTATAAGGAACCCAATGCTGTGCTGGTGATCTTTTCTGAAGCTCAGGTAACCGCTTCCGGCAATTCTTACAATGAAGTGTTATATGTTCAGGAAAAAAACGCCCGGGCTGAACAATGGAACGGATATAGACTGGGAACCGAAGGGGCTAAAACCAAACTGGGATTTAATGCGGCTTTCAACGGAAAGGATTTTTTAAACTCCGGAATAGATTTTAGTGCATTTGATAAGATCCTGTACAAGGAATTTGCTGATGATTACCGAAATGATCCCCGCGACAGTGCCGATCTTTTTGACCTTGTGGAATCCTTTAAAACTCAAACCGGTTATTATTTGCCCGTAGAACAAAATAACACTGCGTTTCCAAACAGAGAATTGAACACTTCTTCCATCCTTCCTAAAATCAGGGCCAACCTGGATGCTAAAATATTGAAAACTGCCATGGCAGAGCTAAGGGAGATCAAGAGCCCGGAGGAATTGGCCCTGCTTACAAAAGCGATTCGAATCTCAGCAATGGGCCAAAGGGAAATTATGAAAGCCATGCATCCAAATATGTCTGAAACCGAAATTCAGGGCATTCACGAATTCGTTTACAAGAAATACGGCAGCGAATTTGAAGGCTATCCCAGCATTGTGGGCGCCGGGAATAACGGCTGTGTATTGCATTATATTGAGAATAATAAACTAAAGGTAGGAGATGAACTGGTATTAATGGATCTTGGAGCCGAATATCACGGCTACACCGCAGATGTTACCCGCACCATTCCCGCTAACGGAAAATTCTCTCCCGAACAAAAGGCGATCTATGATCTTGTTTATGAAGCCCAGGAAGCCGGAATAGCTGCCGCCAGAGTGGGCAGGCCATTTGGAGATACCGATAAAGCTGCCAGAAAAGTGATCAATGAAGGCCTGGTAAAACTGGGCATTGTAAAGACTGAAGCCGAAGCCCGGAAATATTTTCCTCACGGTACTTCACATCACATAGGCCTGGACGTACACGATCCCGGCAAATATGAAACCTTTGAAGCCAATATGGTGATCACGGTAGAACCTGGAATTTATATTCCTGAAGGCAGCGACTGCGACCCTAAATGGCATGGCATCGCGGTAAGAATTGAAGATGATATTTTAATCACCCCAACCGGACCCGTAAATTTATCGGCAGAAGCCCCCCGAAAATCCGCAGAGATAGAAGCACTTATGCAGGAAAAAAGCGTGCTAACAGATTTTTCCTTGCCGGGTTTGGATTGA